DNA from Terriglobus tenax:
ACCAGAAGCATGTCTTTTACTATCTGCGGCGCAAGAGAGATGTAGTAGCCAAACTTAACATCCGCTACCTCGATATCCCAAACCTGCTTGCCGGTGTGCGCATCGATGCAGACAAGATGTGCATCCGGCGTTCCGATATAGAGATGTCCCTTGTAGTATGCAGCGCCACGATTGCCAATATGGTTGCCTTCAGAAGGGCGCACAAACTCCCAGATTTTCGCGCCGGTCTTCGCATCAACGGCCCATACATGATCGGGCAGAGTCAGATAAAGAACGCCGTCAATCATCAACGGCGTTCCCTTCATCTGCGGTCCATGCGTTTGGAAGGCCCAGTTCAGCGTAAGAGAATGGATGTTCTTCTCATGAATCTGTTGCAGCGTGCTGAAGCGCTTACCGGACGAATCTCCATTGAAGGTCGTCCACTGATCGCGTACAGCCGGCACGCTTCCCGTGGCAACCCCCTGCTGAGCAGGCGCCACCCCGGCTGCTGTCAACACCGTAAGCAGAACAATGCATCGCTTACTTGAGCGTTTCAAGATAGGCAAACAGATCATGGACATCCTTATTGGTGTACTTTCCGAGAAGCTCCAGATGACCGCCCAGGGGATCATGGATCGCGGCCTTTACCTGGGAACGCTCCCAGGAGTGATACGCACCGTTTGCGTCAATCACGGCAATGTAGAAAGGGTCCGCGTGAGCGAGCGTCCCCTGCACCACGGTGCCGTCGCGAAGCGTTACCGTGGCGGTGGATGCTTTGCCGCGGGGATAAAGAATTTTCGCCTGAAGCTCCGTCGGCTGATAGCGGCTTGCAACTCCGGCCAGGTCTCCGGTTACAGAATGGCACTTCGTACAACCACCTTGGCCTTCGAAGTACTTCCTACCGGCAACGGCGTCGCCGCTGAGCAATTGTTTTAGCTGATATCCACTCTTTGGTCCCGCAGTCTCACGACTGTCCGTTGCCAGAACACGCGCATGCAGATAAGCGACGATGTCCGATACCTGGGAAGTCGCAAGACTCGCAAACTGAGGCATGCCCTTATCGGGCCGGCCTTCACGCAGCACGCCGCCGATCAGGTCTCCATCCTTGTCATGGCGCACCAGAGACGAATCAATCAGGCTCGGCCCTGTTGTCGATCCTTTTGCTGTTGGACCATGGCAAAAGGCGCAGTTGGAGGTGAACAGCTTCTCCCCTCGCTGTACATTTTCGGCTGCCATGGGATTGCGGCCCGGGTCTTCCACGCCCGCATGGACGGACGAGAAAGATCCCGAAACCGCAGTAGCCAATATGACAGCGGCACTACAGAACAATCCGGCCGCCAACCATCGGAACATACCCAACTCCTGCAAACGTGTAGCTATAGTTTCGCCGATGCGAAGACTTTCTTCAGCACCTTTACCGTTTCTTCCAGATCCTGGTCGGTATGAGCAGCCGAGATGGACCACTGCTTGACCGGGATGGGGAAGGTATAGATGCCGTCGGCAATCACTTCCTTACGAATCGCGCCATCCACGGCAAAGTTATGATTTGCCGCAAGATCGTGCCAGCTCACCGGCATGTGATCCATGAAGTACGGGCACAGGGCCGAGCCCTGCCGTCCAACAAGAATCTGCTTGCCCAATGTCTTGCCAATTCCCTCGATCTCAGCCTGCAGCCAGGCCCCCTTGCGCTCGAATTCGCGATAAACTTCGCCGTCATTGCTCTTCAGACGCTCAATGGTCGCAATGGCGGCAGCCACCATGACCGGATGAGCGTTATAGGTTCCGGCGAGCAGCACACGGCGCTTCGCGTCCTTATCCACGAACAGGTCAAGGATCACCTTCTTGCCGCCGAGAGCAGCAACAGGATAGCCATTCGCGATCGCCTTCCCGTAAACCGCAAGATCCGGATTCACTCCGGCAATCGAAGCATAGCCACCCAGTGCGTGACGAAAACCAGTCTTGACCTCATCGAAAATCAGAACGACACCATGCTCGTCAGCAATGGAACGCAGACCCTGCAGATAGCCTTCCAATGGTTTGACAATGCCGATGTTCTGAAGAATCGGCTCAAGGATGATCGCGGCAACTTTGTGACGGGCAACAACCGTGCGGATGGCTTCAAGATCGTTGAAGCCGACCGGGTGCACAAGCTGCTGATGAGCCACAGGAATGCCGGCGCTGATCGGCAGGAAGGGATACTCCTCCCCCTTGCGCTCTTCCCCCAGCTCGGAAAGTGGCGTCATCAGGTTGCAGGCAACATCGTTATGCCAGCCGTTATAGCCGCCCTGCATCACAATAATGTGGTCACGGCCCGTGTAGGCGCGCGCCAGGCGAATGGCCTGATAGGTGGCTTCACTGCCGGTATTCAATAACGCAACCGACTCAAGGAATGGCGCGCAGCCGCAGATCAGTTCAGCGAGGCGGCCTTCCAGTTCGGTCGTCCCGCTTCCATAAAGACTGTCGCCTTCTTCCAGCACGCGCTTTACAGCGTCATTGACCGCTGCGTCGTTGTGACCAAGCGCATACGGACCAAACGCCGCGTGATAGTCAATGTATCGTTTGCCATTCGTATCCCAAAGGTAGGCCCCTTGGGCGCGGCTGAAAACAATGTCAGGATCAGCCTGACGATTAATCGAGGCAATACCGCCGGCAAGATAACGCCGGCTCAACTCGCGCGGGTCTGCCATGACCGCTGAGGATAGATGCGTAGACATACAACGAGTCCCTTCTGGATCGCCTGGGGAAGAAAGAACCGCTGGCTGCAGAAGCAGCCAGCGGCAGGTAATTGTGACTAGAAGAGCAGCTTTGCACCAAACTGCAGCTGGCGAGGATCGATCGTCGTAGCCGAGATAACACCAAAACCAGCCACATTAAGCGTGTTAGCGGGGTTAGCAAAGTTCGTACTGTTCGTCAGATTGAAGGCATCCGCGCGCAGTTCGAAAGAAGTTCCTTCCAGCAATTTAGTGGTCTTGGCAAGGCTCATATTGACAACCTTCTGCCCAGGTCCAAACAGCATATTGCGACCGCTATTGCCATAGCCATAGGTTGGCGGGGCAGAAAATGCAGCTGTATTGATCCAATTCGTGATGCTACGGTTGGCCACGGCATACGGATCGCCACCATTCACACTCATATTCGCGCGCGAAGCATAGCTGTTTACTGCTGTGCTCTGATACAGGATGGAGAAGGGCGCGCCACTCAAAAGCCGGGTTACGCTCGTCACGCGCCATCCTTCAACCACGCGGGAGATCACGCTGCCTCGATTGTTAAGGAACATCTTCCCTGGACCAAATGGCAGGTCAAGGCCACCGGTAAAGTAGAAGGTCACACGGCGCACACCGTCGGCATTACCACGATCACCACGCTGGTTATAAGGATCCTGAGGAGAGCCTGTATCCGGTACGTCGTCGATCGACTTTGTCCAGCTCAGGTTTGCCTGCATATAAAGCGAGCTCTTGAAGCGGCGAGTCCCCTGGATCTGCAACTGGTTGGTGAAGCCGGTTCCAGTAAAGCGCATACCGTAAATATTGCTGTATGGCTGGTATGGCAGAAAGTCCTGGTTGCTTTGTGTGCTGCTGCTGGGAGCAGCCAGGTCGCGTGGACGGTTCATTTCGTAGTTCACGTACGGAGCGTGAATCGCCCGATTGCCTACATACGAAATACGAAATCCGATTGAAGCAGGCAGCTTCTGTTCCAGCGAAAGGTTCCACTGCTGCGAGTAGGTGTTGTGCAGCTTCCGGTCCACGGAGTACAGCACCGGATTCGCAGTGACAACAGGAGACGTTGCAAATGGGTCGTCCAAAGAGATGGTCGGGGTTGTGCCACCGTTGTACTGCTGCGTCAGCTTGAAAGGCGGATTGCTGACGCCAAGCTGGTAGATTCCCTGATAAATCGCAGGCATGTTGTAGAAAATGCCATAGCCTCCGCGCAGAACCAGGTCCGTCGAATTTGTAGGACGGAAGGCAAATCCGATACGGGGCGCAAAATTTGTTTTATCGGAAACAAGAACATCCGAACCCCAGCCCACCTGCTCCGATGTTTTATAGGGATACAAAGAGAGGAGCGTGGAATTCGCAGAGCTGGGCAACTGGCCGTTTACAGAGCGAACGACCAGGCTGCCGCTCGCAAAGTCAAAGTTCGTCCATCCACCAAAACGCTCCGTTGGCTGGGTCTGTAACTCGTAGCGCAGTCCATAATAAACAGACAGGCGTTGTGTAATCTGCCAATCATCCTGAGCATAAAAGCCATAGCGATTCTGATGGATCACATTCGAAGGAGAAACGGTAGAGCGAAGCGTTGATGTTGGAAGCCCCATCAGTGCGTTCCCAAGACCGTTCAGCGTATAGCGGCTTGACAGGAAGTTGAAGTAGCCAAGCGTCGTCGTGCTGGATCCGGGGTTCGTCGATACCTTCGTGATCTGAAGATCGGCTCCAGTTTTGAACGTGTGATGACCACGATGCCAGATGAAGGTATCTCCATACTGCTGGGTCATCTGCGGATTTGAGCGCGAACCACCCGAATCTCCGATGCGTGTATATCCAGTAATGCTGAAGATAGGGATACCGCCGATCTCGTGCGGATACAGTCCAGGGAAAAGCTGCGTTCCATCAAAACTAGTATTTTGACCAAGGCGAGTGGATCGCATTGTGTAATACGAAACACGAAGCTCATTCGTCATAGACGCTGAAAGAATGCGTGTATAGGTAAGTGCTCCGGATTTTGTCTGGAAGCCGGCGTCGGAATAGTTTCCATACTGGACCGGATAACCAAGGTTGACGAAATAAAGACCACTTTCCGCCCAGTTCGCGTCAAACGCGATGCGATTCTTCGGGTTGAAAACGTGCTCCAGCTTACCGGAATACCGATTCAAGTCCAGATTCGTGGCGCGCGGCTGCTTCAGGTTGGAGGTTGCGAACGTTGTATTTGCACGCGGCACAAGCTGAAGAATGGTCTGGAACTTCTGATTCAACATCGAATCGGGAATTTTGTTATTCGCAAAGTAGGTCAGTGTATACGGATTGCGAATCGCCGTCGTGAACTGTCCCGTGCGCTGGGCATCTGTTGGAACAGTAAAGATACCTTGGCGTTGCTGGCGTTGTGAAAAGCGCTCCGCCGATACGAAAAAGAATGTGTGATTCTTGACGATCGGACCACCAAAGGTACCGCCAAATTCATTGCGGTTGAACGGCAGGCGCGCCGTTCCCAGCGTCTTGGCAAAGTACTCATTTGCGGCAACAGCACTATTGCGGTTGAACTCAAACAACGTGCCGTGAAACTTGTTCGTGCCACCCTTGGTGGTCATGACAACCGCAACCGAACTGGCATACTCGGCCTTAGCCGCATTGCTCTCGATCTTCACATCCTGAATTGAGTCCAGCGATGGCTGCGTCGTCAGAGACGTTGAGTAAGCATACGAACCGCCACCGTTGCCACGGTCATCGTAGGTTACACCGTTTACCTGGAAGCTGGTACCACCCCAGTGTTGCGAACCCGAGATCTTGGGATTGGAGTCCGAGCCGTCACCGCTGTTGCCCGGCGCGGTGGCAATGATCGCAGAGATGGTACGGCCATTTGCCGGCAGTTCTACCAGTGCCTTGGAGTCGGTAACCGTCGCGATGGAGGGCGAGTCTGTGGTCGTCACGCCGGCATCCGGCTTCACTTCCACAACCTCCGTCACGCCGCCGACATTCAGCGCGACATTGTTGCGGAGAACCTGGTTCAGGACGAGGTGAGCGTCCTTGATCTCCGCCGCCTTATAGCCCTGCGCGGCAATGCGGATGGTATAGGTTCCTGCTACCAGGTTGGTCGCGGAATACTCGCCTGCGCGGTTCGTCGTTACGACAGTCGTCACTCCCGTGCTCTGATTGATGACCTCAACACGGGCTCCAACGACCACGCCTTCGGCGTCGGAAACCGTACCGAGCAGTGTGCCGGTGGTGCTTTGACAGAGTGCAACAGAGACTGACAACAAACAGATACATAGAGCGATCAAACGTTTCATCGGTCGTTCTCCGGGAGTGTGGCTAAGTGGGATTCCAAAGGATGGCTCGACCGATAAATCGAAACAAGACCTCGGCCAGGAACATCCGAAATACTGGACAAGAGATGAAAATCTGGTCAAAGTTCCATGACTCTCTCTTGCGATATTCTTACTAGTAGAATACGTTTTATTTTGTACACCAAGAATACACAAATTCCTCGCAGGCAGAACCTGTAATCTTCAAAAGAAAAATAGGTCCACGGAAAGACATGGCCGCTAAGAATCACATCGATCTCGTCGTAAAGACACTTGCCGTTCTGGAGTCTTTGGCCGTCAGCGAACACGGCAAGGCATTGAAAGAAATTGCAGCGGAAGTTGGCCTGGTAAAAAGCTCGGTCTTCCGCATCCTCTTCACGTTGAAGGAAGCTGGCTACGTGGAGCAGACGGATGCCAGCGGCATCTACCGGCTTACGCTGAAGTCAAGCGGACTGGCGCGGCGAAACACGGATCGGCTACGGCTTGCCGATGTCGCGCGGCCCCATCTTTCACGTCTGCGCGACCAACTGGATGAGTCTGTTGCACTGGCTGAGCGCCGCCCGCAATCGGTCGTGCTCATTGACGTACTGGAGACATCGCATCCGCTTCGTCTGTCATTTCAGATTGGAGATGATTGCCCCATCCACGCAACGGCACTTGGCAAGGCTGTAGCTGCATTTCTCGCCCCGGATGAGTTCTCGATGCTGGTTCCCGACATCAAACTGCCGCAATACACGGATCGCACCAAGACCAAAGTGTTGCAGCTGAAATCGGAGCTCGCACTCGTCCACAAGAACGGCTATTCGCTGAACGATGAAGAAACAGTAGCAGGGGCCCTGCTTGTCGGAGCTCCTCTGTTTGATTCGGCTCGCAATGTCTGCGGCGCCATCAGTGTCAACACACCTACGGCGCGTTGCTCGACCAAACGCAAGCAGCTATTGATTGAATCCGTGATTGACGCCGGCCATCTCATTTCGCAGGACCTGCGAAACATCAGCTACCTTCACCCCCAGACAAAACCCGTCAACTGACACGGATCCCTCTGGAACGTGTCTACGTTTCGTCTGCAACGCATCGTGTCGACCTAGAACTTCAGCGCGAAGCCTCCGTCGACACGAAGCGTTGCTCCGGTGATGTAGCTGGCATCGTCTGAGCATAGGAATGCCACGGCTTTCGCGACCTCATCGATACTTCCGAGCCTTTCCATCGGAAGCGTCTTGGCGCGATCGAGAATCTCCTGTTCTGAGTTATGAACCCGCTCTCCGGGCGTATCGACCCATCCCGGCTCGATCGTGTTCACACGAATGCGTTCGTTCGCAAGTTCAAGCGCCAGTGATGCAGCAAGATGATTCACCCCCGCCTTTGCCATGTTGTACGCCGCAGCATTCGGGTAAGGCCGCTCTGCGTGCACGGAGCTGATCATAACGATGCATCCCCCGCTTGCCTGCTTCACCATCTGCTGAGCCGCGAAGTAGGAGAAGAGATACACACCCCACTGGCTGACCAGCATCGTACGTTGTGCATCCTCAAGCGATGTCTGCAGAAACGGCTTGCGTACGCTGACGGCCGCATTGTTCACCAGGATATCGATGCGACCAAACCCAGCCAAAACGTCGGCAAGCCCGGTCCGCACCTGCTCTTCTCGGGAGACATCCGCGCGTACTGCAATCGCTTTCCGTCCCATACCGTGTATCGCGGCGACTGCCTCTGCGGCAGCTTCTTCATTGCCGCAATCAACAATAGCCACGTCCGCACCACGGCGTGCAAGCTCAAGGGCGGCGCCACGGCCAATGCCGCGCGCCGCTCCTGTAATCACTGCCACTTTTCCTGCAAGTGAGTTCGGCATCGTTCTACCAGTCTGCCACCGAACCATCACGATGGTTATAAGCCATGGTGACTTCCGGCTGGAAGGGATACTTCGCTGCTTCCTTCTCGTTGATGTCGATACCCAGTCCCGGCTTGGTCGGCGCCGTGCACTGGCCGGCTTCCAGGGGAATGAACTCGGTCACAATATCGTTGCGCCACGGCACATCCGCGCGCACCATCTCCTGGATCAGGTAGTTCGGTGTAGCGAAACCAACGTGCGTAGAAGATGCCGTGCTGACCGGACCCTGCGGATTGTGGCAGGCAACCGAAATCTGGTAGGCCTCTGCCATCGCCGCAATACGGCGAGCCTCGCTGATACCACCGCAGTGCGAGACATCCGGCTGCACGATCGAGCAGCCACGCTTCTCAAACAGTTCACGGAACTCCCAGCGGCCGACCAGGCGCTCCCCGGTTGCGATAGGCATGGGGAGATGACGCGCGACCTCCACCAGTCCGTCAATGTGCTCGGGCCAGCAGGGCTCCTCATACCAGTACAGGTTATAGTCCACCAGCATGCGGCCGAACTGAATCGCAGCAGCAGGCGTACAACGCGCATGCAGGTCCAGCATGATGTCGAAATCGTCACCAACAGCATTGCGCATCGCCTCAACGCATTTTGCTGCGCGCTTCAGCGTTGATGCGCTCTCGATGTATTCCGACACCGGGATCGGCATGGCCTTCACTGCAGTGAAGCCCTTTTCCACGCTGATCTGAATCCGCTCGGCAAACTCGCTCGGATCAATCGTCTTATACATGTTTTCGAGCAGGCCGCCGCCCAGGTGGTCGTAGAAGCGAAGCGTATCGCGCACCGGCCCACCCAGAAGGTTGCAGACCGGTTCGCCCAGGGCCTTACCTTTGATGTCCCAAAGAGCCTGGTCAATGCCACTCATCGCCGAGTAGTTCGTGATGCCACCACGCCAGAAATACTGGCGATGCATAATCTGCCAGATGTGCTCAATGCGACGGGGGTCCTGGCCGATGAGCAACACGCTCAAATCTTCTACCGCGCCAACCACGCCTTTCGTCTTCCACTCAAGCGTCGCTTCGCCCCAACCATACAGGCCGGGCTGGTCTGTTTCTACCTTCACAAAAATCCAGTTGCGCATGCGAGCATTCACAACCAGGGTTGAAATCTTCGTAATCTTCACACGTGCCTCACTTCATCCAATAGTTCGTTCATTACTTTCAGCGTCGTCGCTACAACAACGTCCGCCGCATCTTCTGAGAAAGGTGTCGCCGCCACCTCGTACCCACCGGTCACATACGCTTCTCGATCGGGGATATAGCCGAACCCGCCATTCGAATAGCCCGACACGAAGGTGAACGACGAAGGTGCCTGCTCTCGGATTCGTGTCCCAATTGATGAGAACGGCTCACCCGGCATGGAGACCAGGGCAATCTCCCCGATACAAATCACCTGTAACTGCCATGGTGTGTGTGTTTTTTCGCTGTAGAGATTTGCGTTGCCAAGCCGCCAGCCCATCTGCGTCGCGCGCGCCTGTAAACGGCGCATCTCCTCCGTCTTCCCTGCGATGCGCAACTCCTGTACCTGCGCCCACAACGTATCCAGGTCAGCCGCAATCTTCTCTGCAGCTTCCTGTCTGCGAATGGGCAACTGCATCGCAAGCGAGCGAAACGCAAGCTTCGGTTGCACCTGCGGAAGCGACTCATAGCTGTACTGCGCGATGTTCGCGCCGGATGGCATCACCGACTCAAAGCGTGCCGTCTGCGGTTGTGTGGCAAGTGCACCGGCAACAGCAGCCGCTGCCAGCCCAAGCTCATGACCAAGCTGGTGATAGATCGAAAGATCGCCCGTAAATCCACGACGCGGTCCAAGATCGCCTGCCGCGCCTTGCAAAAAGACGCACACGCCACCAATCTCACGCTCCACAGTCTGCCGCATCGGCCCGGGATAATCCGGAGAAAATCGTACATTCTGCCAGCCGCATGTCGTCGGATGACAGGCGTAGTGCACCACGCTGGCAAACGCCGCACCGTCTTCGCAATCAAACCGGATGACTCCAAGCGAGTGGTCCGCAGGAACATCTTCGTTGACTCCAACGACAGTCCCGCCATCCGGCGCAACAACCCGGCGGTTGCGATTGATGAATGCCTGTCCCTTGCCCGCAGCAACACGCACCGGGACCATCTGCTGTAAAGCCTGCCATGCCGCACCGGCGATACGCAGCGGAAGACCCTCAAGATAGCTGATGGCCATATCCAGGCCATCGCCGATGTTCTTCAGGCGAAAGGTATTCGGCCCCGCATGAGTATGGCTGCAGGAGAACCGGATGGCATTCGCCGGTACACCGGTCAACTGCTCCACCGCAGTTACGATCTTCGTCGTCCAATCCGTATCGAAGCCAATCGCATCTGCGTCGATGATGAGCACACGCGTGTCGTCCTGCTGTAAGGCAAGCGCAGTAACGATCATGGGCATATCCGCACCCACACCACGCTCATGCGTCTGGGCTCCCCAACCTCCTTGCGGAGTTCCAGGGGCCGGCGTAATGTCACACCGGCCAACTCCGGCCAACAGTACGCTATTCTGCATCGTCAACACCACTCTGCAAACGTTCGGCGATAATCCGTGCGGTGTGATGCAACCGTGCCACCAGCGCGGGAATTAGGTTGTCGCGAATCTGCTGTGTTGTTCCAGAGACACTCAGTGCCGCGAGAAATTCATTGCGAACACTGAACATGGGGACAGCAAGGCAGCGGATGTCCAGCTCTTCTTCCTGGTTATCCAGCGCATAGCCCTGCTCTGCCACGCGACGCAGTTCTTCCCGCAGCAGGCTGGTCATCGTGATGGTATTCCGGGTATAACGTGCAAAGACGCCGCGCGACAGAACCTTCGTACGGAAGCCCTCGGAGGCGTATCCCAACAATACTTTGCCAACCCCGGTGCAATGCAGGTTCGTCCGCTTACCCGGATACGTCTCCATGCTGACCAGTCCCGGCCCCTGTACTTTCTGGATATAGACAGCCTGTGTCTGATCAAGGATGGCGAGGTGGCTTGTCAGCAGTGTTTGCGTCGAAAACCGGCGCATTGGCCGCAGCGCGGCAACGGCCATACGATCCGGCCGCACAGCATCCCGGCCAAGCATGTATGCCTTGGTCGACAGCATGCAGTTGCGTTGCGAGGCATCGCGTGTCAGGTAGCCGCATCGCTCCAGCGTAAGAGCAATCGTGTGTGCCGTGCTGCGCGGAATCGCGAGCTTCCTGCTGAGATCAGCAATGTTCATACCGCTTTTTGCATAATCAAGAGCTTCGAGCATGGCGAACGCCCGCTCGACCGCTGGTACGCTCTTCGTCATTTGCATTCGTTCTCCCTTCCCCCACTAACCAATTGAGGTGTACGGACTATGGAATTGAAACCACGTCATGTAGCTGTACAGCGCAAGTGCCGCGATCACGAGAAGAGCCCACCAGAGCATGGGACTTCGCAGACCACGATTCAACATCTGCTCCGCAGCTGGCAGCCGCAGATAGCTCTTGTTCCACACCACGGAATCCACAACCTCTTTGGGGGAAGGGCGGGTGCATAGCGATACAAGGAACATGAGAACCAGGCAACTTATCCAAACCAGGAACGTACGGTTTAGATAGTTGTTGTACGGGCGAAGCCACGATACATGGGGGAAAAGGATGTATTGAACGAAAGCGGTATACGGAAAACCGAAGAAAAGCACCGTCGTTGCAGCGGCCGATGTTGCGCGACGCCACATCACACCAAGCAGGAACACTACTGCGATCGGTGAAGCGACCCACGCACCAACATCCTGGATCAGGTAAAAGACGCCATACTGTCCACGCGCCAGCCAGATCGATATGGCTACGGCGATCACCAGAATCACAAAGGAGCTAAGAGCACCAACACGAACCAGGTGTTTCTCACTTGCATTCGGTCGCACCAGCGGGCGGTACAAATCCATCGTGAAAACGGTGCTGGAAGAGTTGAGTACCGACGCAAGATGTGACAGCAAAGCACTGGCAATACCGGCCATCACAATACCGCCAAGCCCCGCCGG
Protein-coding regions in this window:
- a CDS encoding aspartate aminotransferase family protein; protein product: MSTHLSSAVMADPRELSRRYLAGGIASINRQADPDIVFSRAQGAYLWDTNGKRYIDYHAAFGPYALGHNDAAVNDAVKRVLEEGDSLYGSGTTELEGRLAELICGCAPFLESVALLNTGSEATYQAIRLARAYTGRDHIIVMQGGYNGWHNDVACNLMTPLSELGEERKGEEYPFLPISAGIPVAHQQLVHPVGFNDLEAIRTVVARHKVAAIILEPILQNIGIVKPLEGYLQGLRSIADEHGVVLIFDEVKTGFRHALGGYASIAGVNPDLAVYGKAIANGYPVAALGGKKVILDLFVDKDAKRRVLLAGTYNAHPVMVAAAIATIERLKSNDGEVYREFERKGAWLQAEIEGIGKTLGKQILVGRQGSALCPYFMDHMPVSWHDLAANHNFAVDGAIRKEVIADGIYTFPIPVKQWSISAAHTDQDLEETVKVLKKVFASAKL
- a CDS encoding IclR family transcriptional regulator is translated as MTKSVPAVERAFAMLEALDYAKSGMNIADLSRKLAIPRSTAHTIALTLERCGYLTRDASQRNCMLSTKAYMLGRDAVRPDRMAVAALRPMRRFSTQTLLTSHLAILDQTQAVYIQKVQGPGLVSMETYPGKRTNLHCTGVGKVLLGYASEGFRTKVLSRGVFARYTRNTITMTSLLREELRRVAEQGYALDNQEEELDIRCLAVPMFSVRNEFLAALSVSGTTQQIRDNLIPALVARLHHTARIIAERLQSGVDDAE
- a CDS encoding IclR family transcriptional regulator is translated as MAAKNHIDLVVKTLAVLESLAVSEHGKALKEIAAEVGLVKSSVFRILFTLKEAGYVEQTDASGIYRLTLKSSGLARRNTDRLRLADVARPHLSRLRDQLDESVALAERRPQSVVLIDVLETSHPLRLSFQIGDDCPIHATALGKAVAAFLAPDEFSMLVPDIKLPQYTDRTKTKVLQLKSELALVHKNGYSLNDEETVAGALLVGAPLFDSARNVCGAISVNTPTARCSTKRKQLLIESVIDAGHLISQDLRNISYLHPQTKPVN
- the dgoD gene encoding galactonate dehydratase translates to MKITKISTLVVNARMRNWIFVKVETDQPGLYGWGEATLEWKTKGVVGAVEDLSVLLIGQDPRRIEHIWQIMHRQYFWRGGITNYSAMSGIDQALWDIKGKALGEPVCNLLGGPVRDTLRFYDHLGGGLLENMYKTIDPSEFAERIQISVEKGFTAVKAMPIPVSEYIESASTLKRAAKCVEAMRNAVGDDFDIMLDLHARCTPAAAIQFGRMLVDYNLYWYEEPCWPEHIDGLVEVARHLPMPIATGERLVGRWEFRELFEKRGCSIVQPDVSHCGGISEARRIAAMAEAYQISVACHNPQGPVSTASSTHVGFATPNYLIQEMVRADVPWRNDIVTEFIPLEAGQCTAPTKPGLGIDINEKEAAKYPFQPEVTMAYNHRDGSVADW
- a CDS encoding cytochrome c, encoding MFRWLAAGLFCSAAVILATAVSGSFSSVHAGVEDPGRNPMAAENVQRGEKLFTSNCAFCHGPTAKGSTTGPSLIDSSLVRHDKDGDLIGGVLREGRPDKGMPQFASLATSQVSDIVAYLHARVLATDSRETAGPKSGYQLKQLLSGDAVAGRKYFEGQGGCTKCHSVTGDLAGVASRYQPTELQAKILYPRGKASTATVTLRDGTVVQGTLAHADPFYIAVIDANGAYHSWERSQVKAAIHDPLGGHLELLGKYTNKDVHDLFAYLETLK
- a CDS encoding SDR family NAD(P)-dependent oxidoreductase; amino-acid sequence: MPNSLAGKVAVITGAARGIGRGAALELARRGADVAIVDCGNEEAAAEAVAAIHGMGRKAIAVRADVSREEQVRTGLADVLAGFGRIDILVNNAAVSVRKPFLQTSLEDAQRTMLVSQWGVYLFSYFAAQQMVKQASGGCIVMISSVHAERPYPNAAAYNMAKAGVNHLAASLALELANERIRVNTIEPGWVDTPGERVHNSEQEILDRAKTLPMERLGSIDEVAKAVAFLCSDDASYITGATLRVDGGFALKF
- a CDS encoding TonB-dependent receptor — translated: MKRLIALCICLLSVSVALCQSTTGTLLGTVSDAEGVVVGARVEVINQSTGVTTVVTTNRAGEYSATNLVAGTYTIRIAAQGYKAAEIKDAHLVLNQVLRNNVALNVGGVTEVVEVKPDAGVTTTDSPSIATVTDSKALVELPANGRTISAIIATAPGNSGDGSDSNPKISGSQHWGGTSFQVNGVTYDDRGNGGGSYAYSTSLTTQPSLDSIQDVKIESNAAKAEYASSVAVVMTTKGGTNKFHGTLFEFNRNSAVAANEYFAKTLGTARLPFNRNEFGGTFGGPIVKNHTFFFVSAERFSQRQQRQGIFTVPTDAQRTGQFTTAIRNPYTLTYFANNKIPDSMLNQKFQTILQLVPRANTTFATSNLKQPRATNLDLNRYSGKLEHVFNPKNRIAFDANWAESGLYFVNLGYPVQYGNYSDAGFQTKSGALTYTRILSASMTNELRVSYYTMRSTRLGQNTSFDGTQLFPGLYPHEIGGIPIFSITGYTRIGDSGGSRSNPQMTQQYGDTFIWHRGHHTFKTGADLQITKVSTNPGSSTTTLGYFNFLSSRYTLNGLGNALMGLPTSTLRSTVSPSNVIHQNRYGFYAQDDWQITQRLSVYYGLRYELQTQPTERFGGWTNFDFASGSLVVRSVNGQLPSSANSTLLSLYPYKTSEQVGWGSDVLVSDKTNFAPRIGFAFRPTNSTDLVLRGGYGIFYNMPAIYQGIYQLGVSNPPFKLTQQYNGGTTPTISLDDPFATSPVVTANPVLYSVDRKLHNTYSQQWNLSLEQKLPASIGFRISYVGNRAIHAPYVNYEMNRPRDLAAPSSSTQSNQDFLPYQPYSNIYGMRFTGTGFTNQLQIQGTRRFKSSLYMQANLSWTKSIDDVPDTGSPQDPYNQRGDRGNADGVRRVTFYFTGGLDLPFGPGKMFLNNRGSVISRVVEGWRVTSVTRLLSGAPFSILYQSTAVNSYASRANMSVNGGDPYAVANRSITNWINTAAFSAPPTYGYGNSGRNMLFGPGQKVVNMSLAKTTKLLEGTSFELRADAFNLTNSTNFANPANTLNVAGFGVISATTIDPRQLQFGAKLLF